The Sphaeramia orbicularis chromosome 16, fSphaOr1.1, whole genome shotgun sequence genome window below encodes:
- the LOC115436287 gene encoding zinc finger protein 431-like translates to MDGRPTCDQCGKTFTTMSGLKKHLSIHTGERPYNCDQCGKTFTRMSGLMEHLRIHTGERPYDCDQCGKTFITASNLKRHQRIHTGERPYDSDQCGKTFTRMSWLKKHRHIHTGERLYYCHQCGKTFSSMNGLKIHQRIHTGERPYTCDQCGKTFTRMGGLKIHKRFHTGERPYDCDQCGTAFTTANNLKIHKRIHTGERPYGCDQCGKAFTTANNLKMHQRIHTGERPYDCDQCGKNYSSMNGLKIHQRIHSGERPYGCDQCGKAFTTANNLKIHQRIHTGERPYYCDQCGKAFIRMSGLKIHQCIHTGERPYYCVHCEQGFTSASDLKIHQRIHTGERPFNCEQCGKTFRSLSALHSHHSVHHKKLMYPCDRCMKIFWSSSSYKRHLRTHMRESHPVQIL, encoded by the coding sequence atggatggaagacccacctgtgaccaatgtggaaagactttcaccacaatGAGTGGGCTGAAGAAACATCTAagcattcacactggagaaagaccatataactgtgaccaatgtgggaagactttcaccagaatgaGTGGGCTGATGGAACACCtacgcattcacactggagaaagaccatatgactgtgaccagtgtggaaagactttcatcACAGCAAGTAACTTAAAAaggcaccaacgcatccacactggagaaagaccatatgactctgaccagtgtgggaagactttcaccagaatgaGTTGGCTTAAGAAACACCGGcatatccacactggagaaagactaTATTACTGtcaccagtgtgggaagactttttcCAGTATGAACGGGCTTAAAATTCACCAACGTATCCACacaggagaaagaccatatacctgtgaccagtgtgggaagactttcaccagaatgGGTGGACTGAAAATCCACAAACGcttccacactggagaaagaccatatgactgtgaccagtgtggaacgGCTTTTACTACAGCAAATAACTTAAAAATCCacaaacgcatccacactggggaaagaccatatggctgtgaccagtgtggaaaggctttcaccacagcaaataacttaaaaatgcaccaacgcatccacactggagaaagaccatatgactgtgaccagtgtgggaagaatTATTCCAGTATGAATGGGCTTAAAattcaccaacgcatccacagtggagaaagaccatatggctgtgaccagtgtggaaaggctttcaccacagcaaataacttaaaaatccaccaacgcatccacactggagaaagaccatattactgtgaccagtgtgggaaggctttcatCAGAATGAGTGGGCTTAAAATCCACCaatgcatccacactggagaaagaccatattactgTGTCCATTGTGAACAGGGTTTCACCTCAGCAAGTgacttaaaaatccaccaacgcatccacacaggAGAAAGACCATTTAACTGTGAACAGTGTGGTAAGACTTTCAGATCCTTGTCTGCTTTGCATTCTCACCACAGTGTTCACCACAAGAAGTTGATGTACCCCTGTGATAGGTGCATGAAGATATTCTGGTCATCTTCCTCATACAAGCGTCACTTACGGACCCATATGAGAGAATCCCATCCAGTGCAGATTCTGTGA